A single region of the Solwaraspora sp. WMMD406 genome encodes:
- the metE gene encoding 5-methyltetrahydropteroyltriglutamate--homocysteine S-methyltransferase, translating into MTTTFGQSTVLGYPRIGANRELKKAVESYWAGRIDAAALADTAATLRAEVWRTLRDARLDAIPSNTFSYYDHVLDTAVAVGAIPDRFTRLGLSELDTYFAMARGVDAEPALELTKWFATNYHYLVPEIGPDTVFTANPTKALAEYAEARDLGVVTRPVLVGPATFLLLAKGHDPFARLDDLVETYARILTALADAGVAWVQLDEPAYVTDRSPEEIAALRRAYTRLGDLTHRPRIFVATYFGDLGDALPALLATPVEAIGVDLVAGPDNVKRLAAAGPLRGRTIVAGLVDGHNIWRTDLRAAVATGAVLAGLADHVAVATSCSLLHVPVDLAAETRLDPRLSERLAFARQKVDEVVALGRALRDGTGQLPPPPPAAPAGWRHDDVRTRLTALRPVDRQRGDYADRVAAQRRRLALPALPTTTIGSFPQTAELRAARAEHRAGRLDDAGYVQRMRAEVAHVVRLQERLGLDVLVHGEPERNDMVQYFAEQLDGCAATEHGWVQSYGSRCVRPPIIYGDVARTAPMTVEWSAYAQSLTDKPVKGMLTGPVTILAWSFVRTDQPLADTADQVALALRDECRDLAAAGIGVIQVDEPALRETLPLRRADQQAYLDWAVAAFRLATSGVADDVQIHTHLCYSEFGEVITAIDALDADVTSIEASRSKMEVLDDLAAIGYRRGVGPGVWDIHSPRVPALDEVVEAVRRAVAAVPADRLWVNPDCGLKTRGYPEVEASLRHLVAAAARVRGD; encoded by the coding sequence GTGACAACCACCTTCGGCCAGAGCACCGTGCTCGGCTACCCGCGCATCGGCGCCAACCGCGAGCTGAAGAAAGCCGTCGAGAGCTACTGGGCCGGCCGTATCGACGCGGCGGCCCTGGCGGACACCGCCGCCACGCTGCGCGCCGAGGTCTGGCGGACCCTGCGCGACGCCCGGCTCGACGCGATCCCGTCGAACACGTTCTCCTACTACGACCACGTCCTGGACACCGCCGTCGCGGTCGGCGCGATCCCCGACCGGTTCACCCGACTGGGCCTGTCCGAACTGGACACCTACTTCGCGATGGCCCGGGGCGTCGACGCCGAGCCGGCGTTGGAGCTGACCAAGTGGTTCGCCACCAACTACCACTATCTGGTGCCGGAGATCGGCCCCGACACCGTGTTCACGGCGAACCCGACGAAGGCGTTGGCCGAGTACGCCGAGGCACGTGACCTGGGCGTCGTCACCCGGCCGGTGCTGGTCGGGCCGGCCACGTTCCTGCTCCTGGCCAAGGGGCACGACCCGTTCGCCCGCCTCGACGACCTGGTCGAGACGTACGCGCGGATCCTCACCGCGCTGGCCGACGCGGGCGTGGCCTGGGTGCAGCTCGACGAGCCGGCCTACGTCACCGACCGCAGCCCCGAGGAGATAGCCGCGCTCCGCCGCGCCTACACCCGGCTGGGCGACCTCACGCACCGGCCACGGATCTTCGTCGCCACCTACTTCGGCGACCTCGGCGACGCGCTGCCGGCTCTGCTGGCCACTCCGGTCGAGGCGATCGGCGTCGACCTGGTCGCCGGCCCGGACAACGTGAAGCGGCTGGCGGCCGCCGGCCCACTGCGCGGCAGGACCATCGTGGCCGGGCTGGTCGACGGCCACAACATCTGGCGGACCGACCTGCGGGCCGCCGTGGCGACCGGCGCCGTGCTCGCCGGACTGGCCGATCACGTCGCCGTCGCCACCTCCTGTTCGCTGCTGCACGTCCCGGTCGACCTGGCCGCCGAAACCCGGCTGGATCCCCGGCTGTCGGAGCGGCTGGCGTTCGCCCGGCAAAAAGTCGACGAGGTCGTCGCGCTCGGTCGCGCGCTGCGCGACGGGACCGGGCAGCTGCCGCCACCGCCTCCGGCCGCACCAGCGGGGTGGCGGCACGACGACGTACGTACCCGGCTCACCGCCCTGCGTCCGGTGGACCGCCAGCGCGGCGACTACGCCGACCGGGTAGCCGCCCAGCGGCGGCGGTTGGCGCTGCCGGCGTTGCCGACCACCACGATCGGATCGTTTCCGCAGACCGCCGAACTCCGCGCGGCCCGCGCCGAGCACCGGGCCGGGCGGCTCGACGACGCCGGCTACGTCCAGCGGATGCGCGCCGAGGTCGCCCACGTCGTCCGGCTGCAGGAGCGGCTCGGCCTTGACGTGCTCGTGCACGGCGAACCGGAACGCAACGACATGGTCCAGTATTTCGCCGAGCAGCTCGACGGGTGCGCCGCCACCGAGCACGGCTGGGTGCAGTCGTACGGCTCCCGCTGCGTCCGCCCACCGATCATCTACGGCGACGTGGCCCGCACCGCGCCGATGACGGTCGAGTGGTCCGCCTACGCCCAGTCGTTGACCGACAAGCCGGTCAAGGGCATGCTGACCGGCCCGGTCACCATCCTGGCCTGGTCATTCGTGCGTACGGACCAACCGCTGGCCGACACCGCCGATCAGGTGGCGCTCGCCCTGCGCGACGAGTGCCGCGACCTGGCGGCCGCCGGGATCGGGGTGATCCAGGTCGACGAGCCGGCCCTGCGGGAGACCCTGCCGCTGCGCCGGGCGGACCAGCAGGCGTACCTGGACTGGGCGGTCGCCGCGTTCCGCCTGGCGACCAGCGGGGTGGCCGACGACGTGCAGATCCACACCCACCTGTGCTACTCCGAGTTCGGTGAGGTGATCACCGCGATCGACGCCCTCGACGCCGACGTGACCAGCATCGAGGCGTCCCGCTCGAAGATGGAGGTCCTCGACGACCTCGCCGCGATCGGATACCGCCGGGGGGTCGGCCCCGGGGTGTGGGACATCCACTCGCCCCGGGTGCCGGCCCTGGACGAGGTGGTCGAGGCGGTACGCCGCGCGGTGGCGGCCGTCCCGGCGGACCGCCTGTGGGTCAACCCGGACTGTGGTTTGAAGACTCGCGGATACCCCGAGGTCGAGGCGTCGCTGCGGCACCTGGTCGCGGCCGCCGCGCGGGTGCGGGGAGACTGA
- a CDS encoding superoxide dismutase, translated as MAVYTLPDMPYDYGALEPAMSGEILELHHSKHHAAYVKGSNDALDQLAEARDKGDYSTLVGLEKTFAFNLSGHVLHSIFWNNLSPDGGDRPDGELAAAIDEHFGSFEAFAGQLSTATKGVQGSGWGVLAWEPLSRRLIVEQVYDHHGNVGQASTPILVFDAWEHAYYLQYRNVRPDYVDRLWDLVDWADVTARFTAARAAKPLI; from the coding sequence GTGGCCGTGTACACGTTGCCCGACATGCCCTACGACTACGGCGCGCTCGAACCCGCCATGTCCGGTGAGATCCTCGAACTGCACCACAGCAAGCACCACGCCGCATACGTCAAGGGCAGCAACGACGCGCTCGACCAGCTCGCCGAGGCGCGCGACAAGGGCGACTACTCGACGCTGGTCGGCCTGGAAAAGACCTTCGCCTTCAACCTCTCCGGCCACGTGCTGCACTCGATCTTCTGGAACAACCTCTCGCCCGACGGCGGTGACCGTCCCGACGGCGAGTTGGCCGCCGCGATCGACGAGCACTTCGGCTCGTTCGAGGCGTTCGCCGGTCAGCTGTCCACGGCCACCAAGGGCGTCCAGGGATCCGGCTGGGGCGTGCTCGCCTGGGAACCGCTGAGCCGACGGCTCATCGTCGAGCAGGTCTACGACCACCACGGCAACGTCGGTCAGGCGTCGACGCCGATCCTGGTCTTCGACGCCTGGGAGCACGCCTACTACCTGCAGTACCGTAACGTCCGCCCGGACTACGTCGACCGGCTCTGGGACCTGGTCGACTGGGCCGACGTCACGGCCCGGTTCACCGCCGCCCGCGCGGCGAAGCCGTTGATCTGA
- a CDS encoding ECF transporter S component has translation MSGATKATRTSGRTLVRVKVRGALVLGLVSTAGLAMFFWPLFAAPAPTAIAHADDAPLMFVLILPLLIAIVLSELTSGGIDTKTLAMLGVLSAVNAALRPLGAGTAGIETVFFLLVLAGRVFGSGFGFVLGCTSLFASALLTAGVGPWLPFQMIAAAWVGLGAGLLPRRPRGKAEIALLALYGVVAAYLYGFLMNMWFWPYLAQGTQLDFVPGDPVLDNLHRFAVFTVTTSTFGWDTGRALTNGVALLLAGPAVLTVLRRAARRAAFDAPVEFDALAEVTTPVEVPTPSPPPTTAADVVAHRAGDPPGR, from the coding sequence ATGAGCGGCGCGACGAAGGCCACCCGGACCAGCGGCCGGACGCTGGTGCGCGTCAAGGTACGCGGTGCGCTGGTGCTCGGCCTCGTGTCGACCGCCGGCCTGGCCATGTTCTTCTGGCCGTTGTTCGCCGCGCCCGCCCCGACCGCGATCGCGCACGCCGACGACGCTCCGCTGATGTTCGTGCTGATCCTGCCGCTGCTCATCGCCATCGTGTTGAGCGAGCTCACCTCCGGTGGGATCGACACCAAGACCCTGGCCATGCTCGGCGTACTGTCTGCCGTCAACGCCGCGCTCCGGCCGCTGGGCGCCGGTACGGCCGGTATCGAAACGGTCTTCTTCCTGCTCGTGCTCGCCGGTCGGGTGTTCGGCAGCGGGTTCGGGTTCGTGCTCGGCTGCACCAGTCTGTTCGCCTCGGCGCTGCTGACCGCGGGCGTCGGTCCGTGGCTGCCCTTCCAGATGATCGCCGCCGCCTGGGTCGGCCTCGGTGCCGGTCTGCTCCCGCGCCGCCCCAGGGGCAAGGCGGAAATCGCCCTGCTCGCCCTGTACGGAGTCGTGGCCGCCTACCTGTACGGCTTCCTGATGAACATGTGGTTCTGGCCGTACCTCGCCCAGGGCACCCAGCTCGACTTCGTCCCCGGCGACCCGGTTCTGGACAACCTGCACCGGTTCGCCGTCTTCACCGTCACCACCTCCACGTTCGGGTGGGACACCGGTCGCGCGCTGACCAACGGGGTCGCGCTCCTGCTCGCCGGCCCGGCGGTGCTGACCGTGCTCCGCCGGGCCGCCCGTCGGGCGGCCTTCGACGCGCCGGTGGAGTTCGACGCACTGGCGGAGGTCACCACGCCGGTGGAGGTCCCCACGCCGTCCCCTCCGCCGACGACGGCGGCGGACGTGGTCGCGCACCGCGCGGGCGACCCGCCCGGCCGATGA
- a CDS encoding CbiQ family ECF transporter T component produces MPLRRARVPRAVHPGAWWLWALGLAAAATRTTNPLLLALIIGVAAFVVAARRTDAPWALGFRLYLWLGGIIVLSRILFRIVFGGGQGEHVLFTLPEIPLPEWAAGIRLLGPVALEQVLGGGYDGLRLAAMVICLGAANALANPKRLLRAVPGALYDVGTAVVVALSVAPQLVESVLRVRRARRLRGARRSGVRALRGIVIPVLADALDRSLALAAAMDSRGYGRRGQQAAGAYALTGALVIGGLCGTCVGMYGLMDPTTPRYLGVPMLAVGLGVAAAGLAISGRRVLRTTYRPDRFGGAELLVAACGLVAAVGLYLTTRIDPATLYPSSSPPHWPEVMPLPAASILLAALPAWLAPPPPPETDPPAAPVAHTTPVDPAAPVAHTTHHQLRAEVVRG; encoded by the coding sequence GTGCCGCTGCGGCGTGCTCGGGTGCCGAGGGCGGTGCACCCGGGTGCCTGGTGGCTCTGGGCGCTCGGCCTGGCCGCCGCCGCGACCCGTACGACGAATCCGCTGTTGCTCGCGCTCATCATCGGGGTGGCGGCCTTCGTGGTCGCGGCGCGCCGTACCGACGCGCCGTGGGCCCTCGGGTTCCGCCTCTACCTGTGGCTCGGCGGAATCATCGTGCTGTCCCGGATCCTGTTCCGGATCGTGTTCGGCGGTGGCCAGGGCGAGCACGTCCTGTTCACCTTGCCGGAGATCCCGCTACCCGAGTGGGCGGCTGGGATCCGGTTGCTCGGCCCGGTCGCCCTGGAACAGGTGCTCGGCGGCGGCTACGACGGTCTGCGGCTGGCGGCCATGGTGATCTGCCTCGGCGCGGCGAACGCGCTGGCCAACCCGAAGCGGCTGCTCCGGGCCGTACCCGGCGCGCTCTACGACGTCGGCACCGCTGTCGTGGTGGCGCTGTCGGTTGCCCCGCAACTGGTCGAAAGCGTGCTGCGGGTCCGACGGGCCCGGCGGCTGCGCGGGGCCCGTCGCAGCGGTGTTCGTGCCCTGCGCGGCATCGTCATCCCGGTACTCGCCGACGCGCTGGACCGGTCCCTGGCGCTCGCCGCCGCGATGGACTCCCGTGGCTACGGCCGGCGCGGCCAGCAGGCGGCCGGGGCGTACGCGTTGACCGGCGCGCTCGTGATCGGTGGCCTGTGCGGAACCTGCGTCGGGATGTACGGGCTGATGGACCCGACCACCCCGCGTTACCTGGGCGTGCCGATGCTGGCGGTGGGACTGGGCGTCGCCGCTGCGGGCCTGGCGATCAGCGGTCGGCGGGTGCTGCGCACCACGTACCGGCCGGACCGCTTCGGCGGCGCCGAGCTGCTGGTCGCGGCCTGCGGGCTGGTGGCAGCGGTCGGGCTCTACCTGACCACCCGGATCGACCCTGCCACCCTCTACCCGTCGTCGAGCCCGCCGCACTGGCCTGAGGTCATGCCGCTACCGGCGGCGTCGATCCTCCTCGCGGCGCTGCCCGCCTGGCTGGCGCCGCCGCCACCGCCGGAGACCGATCCACCTGCCGCGCCGGTCGCACACACCACGCCGGTCGACCCCGCCGCGCCGGTCGCACACACCACGCACCATCAGCTGCGAGCGGAGGTCGTCCGCGGATGA
- a CDS encoding superoxide dismutase encodes MADHPVPAAADVVQRAAGVIAARHRGDLDGAEALLADFPSEHARTLGFYLLADLALGLVRAQSGQTMDDLVRELSLHLAAGTHRPPPTD; translated from the coding sequence GTGGCGGATCACCCCGTACCCGCCGCGGCCGACGTCGTCCAGCGCGCCGCCGGCGTCATCGCCGCGCGACATCGCGGCGACCTCGACGGCGCCGAGGCACTGCTGGCGGACTTTCCCTCGGAACACGCCCGGACGCTCGGCTTCTACCTGCTCGCCGACCTCGCCCTCGGACTGGTCCGCGCCCAGAGCGGACAGACCATGGACGATCTCGTGCGGGAACTCTCGCTGCACCTGGCCGCAGGAACGCACCGGCCGCCGCCGACCGACTGA
- a CDS encoding ribonucleotide-diphosphate reductase subunit beta produces the protein MTTIPDTRTAASDARTTAGAAAGAAPGERHLLLDPGMDLTLRPMRYPRFFDRFRDAIKNTWTVEEVDLHSDLADLARLTPAERHLVSRLVAFFATGDTIVANNLVLNLYQHVNSPEGRLYLSRQLFEEAVHVQFYLNLLDTYVPDEQERFAAFAAVENIPSIARKAEFCFRWIDSIFELRELRTRADRRAFLLNLICFAACIEGLFFYGAFAYVYFLRSRGLLNGLASGTNWVFRDESMHMAFAFDVVDTVRAEEPDLFDAEMEQQVRDMLAEAVECEVQFAADLLEQGVSGMSLTDMREYLQHVADRRLAALGIAPMYGSTNPFAFMDLQDVQELSNFFERRVSAYQVGVTGSVTFDDDF, from the coding sequence GTGACCACGATTCCCGACACCCGTACCGCTGCCTCCGACGCCCGTACCACCGCGGGTGCCGCCGCCGGTGCCGCCCCGGGCGAGCGGCACCTGCTGCTCGACCCCGGCATGGACCTGACCCTGCGACCGATGCGGTATCCACGGTTCTTCGACCGGTTCCGTGACGCGATCAAGAACACCTGGACCGTCGAAGAGGTCGACCTGCACTCCGACCTCGCCGACCTGGCCCGCCTCACGCCAGCGGAGCGGCACCTGGTGTCCCGACTGGTCGCGTTCTTCGCCACCGGCGACACGATCGTGGCCAACAACCTGGTGCTCAACCTCTACCAGCACGTCAACTCGCCGGAGGGTCGGCTCTACCTGTCCCGGCAGCTGTTCGAGGAGGCGGTGCACGTCCAGTTCTACCTCAACCTGCTCGACACCTACGTGCCGGACGAGCAGGAACGCTTCGCGGCGTTCGCGGCGGTGGAGAACATCCCGTCGATCGCCCGCAAGGCCGAGTTCTGCTTCCGGTGGATCGACTCGATCTTCGAGCTCCGGGAGCTGCGTACCCGCGCCGACCGGCGGGCGTTCCTGCTCAACCTGATCTGCTTCGCCGCCTGCATCGAGGGCCTGTTCTTCTACGGCGCCTTCGCCTACGTGTACTTCTTGCGGTCCCGGGGGCTGCTCAACGGTCTCGCGTCGGGCACCAACTGGGTGTTCCGCGACGAGTCGATGCACATGGCGTTCGCCTTCGACGTGGTGGACACCGTCCGCGCCGAGGAGCCGGACCTGTTCGACGCCGAGATGGAACAGCAGGTGCGGGACATGCTCGCCGAGGCGGTCGAGTGCGAGGTGCAGTTCGCCGCCGACCTGCTCGAACAGGGCGTCTCCGGGATGTCCCTGACCGACATGCGCGAGTACCTGCAGCACGTCGCCGACCGGCGGCTGGCCGCACTCGGCATCGCACCGATGTACGGCTCGACCAACCCGTTCGCCTTCATGGACCTGCAGGACGTGCAGGAACTGTCGAACTTCTTCGAACGCCGGGTGTCGGCGTACCAGGTCGGGGTGACCGGATCGGTCACCTTCGACGACGACTTCTGA
- a CDS encoding ribonucleoside-diphosphate reductase subunit alpha, translating into MTATAEQATADGAVTERPTAEQRTAEQRPHEQRPHEQRPHEQRRPAMRVRKRDGDTEPVDVNKIVKAVERWVADLDEVDPLRVATKTISGLYDGATTAELDKLSIQTAAELIGEEPQYSKLAARLLAAFVDKEVRGQGVASFSQSIRYAHGLGLVGDDTAAFVARHARKLDDAIDLDGDRRFEYFGLRTVADRYLLRHPQSRLVVETPQYWLLRVACGLSQTPGDAIGFYRLMSSLAYLPSSPTLFNSGTRHTQMSSCFLVDSPRDELDSIYERYHQVARLSKFSGGIGISWSRVRGRGALIRGTNGRSNGIVPFLKTLDAGVAAVNQGGRRKGAACVYLEPWHPDIEEFLELRDNTGEDARRTHNLNLANWIPDEFMRRVEADADWSLIDPSDAPELPDLFGEAFDEAYRAAEKKAVRTVKARDLYGRMMRTLAQTGNGWMTFKDAANRLSNQTGMPGNTIHLSNLCTEILEVNDDTETAVCNLGSVNLGAHVTADGVDWDKLRDTVRTAVVFLDRVIDINYYPAPQAAASNPRWRPVGLGLMGLQDAFFTLRLPFDSPRARELSTRVQEEIFLTALETSAGLAERFGPHPAYAETRAARGELHPDLWGAEPAQVQRWAALRATIAAHGLRNSLLVAIAPTATIASIAGCYECIEPQVSNLFKRETMSGEFLQINTYLVGELKARGLWTAAIRDQIKRAEGSVQGIAELPPQVRELFRTAWELPQRALIDLAAARTPFIDQSQSLNLFMSAPTIGKLSSMYLYAWKSGLKTTYYLRSRPATRIQQATVAIATPGVTPTIAVGDDDALACSLENPESCEACQ; encoded by the coding sequence ATGACCGCGACAGCCGAACAGGCCACTGCGGACGGAGCCGTCACGGAGCGGCCCACGGCGGAGCAGCGCACGGCGGAGCAGCGCCCGCACGAGCAGCGCCCGCACGAGCAGCGCCCGCACGAGCAGCGCCGGCCCGCGATGCGGGTCCGCAAGCGCGACGGCGACACCGAACCGGTCGACGTCAACAAGATCGTCAAGGCGGTGGAGCGGTGGGTCGCCGACCTCGACGAGGTCGACCCACTCCGGGTCGCGACCAAGACGATCAGCGGACTGTACGACGGAGCCACCACCGCCGAGCTGGACAAACTCTCGATCCAGACGGCCGCCGAGCTGATCGGCGAGGAGCCGCAGTACTCGAAACTCGCCGCCCGGCTGCTGGCCGCGTTCGTGGACAAGGAAGTCCGGGGACAGGGCGTCGCCAGCTTCAGCCAGTCGATCCGCTACGCCCACGGCCTCGGACTGGTCGGCGACGACACCGCGGCGTTCGTGGCCCGCCACGCCCGTAAGCTCGACGATGCCATCGACCTCGACGGCGACCGACGCTTCGAGTACTTCGGATTACGGACCGTCGCCGACCGATATCTACTGCGGCATCCGCAGTCCCGGCTGGTGGTCGAGACCCCGCAGTACTGGCTGCTCCGGGTGGCCTGCGGGCTGTCCCAGACACCGGGCGACGCGATCGGCTTCTACCGGCTGATGTCCAGCCTGGCCTACCTGCCGAGCTCGCCCACCCTGTTCAACTCCGGCACCCGGCACACCCAGATGTCGTCCTGCTTCCTGGTCGACTCGCCCCGCGACGAACTGGACTCGATCTACGAGCGGTACCACCAGGTGGCGCGACTGTCGAAGTTCTCCGGCGGAATCGGCATCTCCTGGTCCCGGGTGCGCGGACGCGGCGCGTTGATCCGGGGCACCAACGGTCGGTCCAACGGGATCGTCCCGTTCCTCAAGACCCTGGACGCCGGGGTCGCGGCGGTCAACCAGGGCGGCCGGCGCAAGGGCGCGGCCTGCGTCTACCTGGAGCCGTGGCACCCGGACATCGAAGAGTTCCTGGAACTGCGGGACAACACCGGTGAGGACGCCCGACGTACGCACAACCTCAACCTGGCCAACTGGATCCCCGACGAGTTCATGCGCCGGGTCGAGGCCGACGCCGACTGGTCCCTGATCGACCCGTCGGACGCACCCGAACTGCCCGACCTGTTCGGTGAGGCGTTCGACGAGGCGTACCGCGCGGCGGAGAAGAAGGCGGTCCGCACGGTCAAGGCCCGCGACCTGTACGGGCGGATGATGCGGACCCTGGCGCAGACCGGCAACGGCTGGATGACGTTCAAGGACGCCGCCAACCGGCTGTCCAACCAGACCGGGATGCCCGGCAACACGATCCACCTGTCGAACCTGTGCACCGAGATCCTGGAGGTCAACGACGACACCGAGACCGCGGTGTGCAACCTGGGTTCGGTCAACCTCGGCGCGCACGTCACCGCCGACGGCGTCGACTGGGACAAGCTGCGCGACACGGTCCGTACGGCGGTGGTGTTCCTCGACCGGGTCATCGACATCAACTACTACCCCGCCCCGCAGGCGGCGGCCTCGAACCCCCGCTGGCGGCCGGTCGGGCTCGGACTGATGGGCCTGCAGGACGCCTTCTTCACCCTGCGACTGCCGTTCGACTCACCGCGGGCCCGGGAACTGTCCACCCGCGTACAGGAGGAAATCTTCCTCACCGCGCTGGAGACCTCGGCCGGACTCGCCGAACGGTTCGGCCCGCATCCGGCGTACGCCGAGACCCGGGCGGCGCGCGGCGAGCTGCACCCGGACCTGTGGGGTGCCGAGCCGGCGCAGGTGCAACGATGGGCCGCGCTGCGCGCGACGATCGCCGCGCACGGCCTGCGGAACTCGTTGCTGGTCGCGATCGCGCCGACCGCCACGATCGCCTCGATCGCCGGCTGCTACGAGTGCATCGAGCCGCAGGTGTCCAACCTGTTCAAGCGCGAGACCATGTCCGGGGAGTTCCTGCAGATCAACACCTACCTGGTCGGCGAGCTCAAGGCGCGCGGGCTGTGGACGGCGGCGATCCGCGACCAGATCAAGCGGGCCGAGGGATCGGTGCAGGGCATCGCGGAGCTTCCCCCGCAGGTACGGGAGCTGTTCCGTACCGCCTGGGAGCTGCCGCAGCGGGCGCTGATCGACCTGGCCGCCGCCCGGACCCCGTTCATCGACCAATCGCAGTCGTTGAACCTGTTCATGAGCGCCCCCACCATCGGCAAGCTGTCGTCGATGTACCTGTACGCCTGGAAATCCGGGCTGAAGACCACCTACTACCTGCGGTCGCGTCCCGCGACCCGGATCCAGCAGGCCACCGTCGCCATCGCCACCCCGGGCGTCACCCCGACCATCGCGGTCGGCGACGATGACGCGCTGGCCTGCTCCCTGGAAAACCCCGAAAGCTGCGAGGCCTGCCAGTGA
- a CDS encoding ABC transporter ATP-binding protein, producing MIEFDDVTVTYPGAATAALSNVTLSIAEGELCLVAGRTGAGKSTLLRAVNGLVPHFTGGRLSGRVTVAGRSTRDHPPREFADLVGVVGQDPLAGFTTDTVEEELAYGMEQLAVPAAVMRKRVEETLDLLGIADLRRRPLRTLSGGQQQRVAIGAALTAHPMVLILDEPTSSLDPTAAEDVLAAITRLVHDLGITVVVAEHRLERVVQYADRLIYLAGDATVSSGTPGDVLATAVVAPPVVELGRLVGWNPLPLSVRDARRRAGELRTRLADTGPPPTCPDATGPVLLRARGIVVRYGPVVAVRGVGVDFSAGSVTALMGRNGSGKSSLLWALQGSGPRHGGQVDVGGVDPRDRPAHRARAIVGLVPQTASDLLYLDSVEAECAQADRESGSPPGTCRALLDDLVPGIGDQQHPRDLSEGQKLALVLAIQLAAAPTVVLLDEPTRGLDYPGKRHFAALVRRLAADGRAVVVATHDVEFVAAVADRVLVIAEGEIVADGPTAEVVVASPAFAPQVAKILAPAPWLTVDQVAAALAGTTG from the coding sequence ATGATCGAGTTCGACGATGTCACGGTGACCTATCCCGGGGCCGCGACAGCGGCGCTGTCGAACGTGACACTGAGCATCGCCGAAGGGGAGCTGTGCCTGGTCGCCGGCCGGACCGGCGCGGGGAAGTCGACGTTACTGCGTGCCGTCAACGGACTCGTACCGCACTTCACCGGTGGGCGACTGAGTGGTCGGGTCACCGTCGCCGGCCGGAGCACCCGTGATCATCCGCCCCGCGAGTTCGCCGACCTGGTGGGGGTCGTCGGGCAGGACCCGCTCGCCGGCTTCACCACCGACACCGTCGAGGAGGAACTCGCCTACGGGATGGAACAACTCGCCGTCCCCGCCGCCGTGATGCGCAAGCGGGTCGAGGAGACCCTCGACCTGCTGGGCATTGCCGACCTGCGCCGCCGTCCGCTGCGTACCCTCTCCGGCGGGCAGCAGCAACGGGTGGCGATCGGGGCCGCCCTCACGGCGCACCCCATGGTGCTGATTCTCGACGAGCCCACGTCCTCGCTCGACCCCACGGCCGCGGAGGACGTCCTCGCGGCGATCACCCGTCTCGTCCACGATCTCGGCATCACCGTCGTCGTCGCCGAACACCGGCTGGAGCGGGTCGTCCAATACGCCGATCGCCTCATCTACCTCGCCGGCGACGCCACCGTGTCGTCCGGGACACCCGGCGACGTCCTGGCCACCGCCGTGGTCGCCCCACCGGTCGTCGAGTTGGGACGCCTCGTCGGCTGGAACCCGCTCCCGCTGTCGGTGCGCGACGCCCGACGCCGGGCCGGCGAGCTGCGTACCCGGCTCGCCGACACCGGGCCGCCACCAACCTGTCCCGACGCCACCGGTCCGGTCCTGCTGCGTGCCCGGGGGATCGTCGTCCGGTACGGTCCGGTCGTCGCCGTACGCGGCGTCGGCGTCGACTTCTCGGCGGGTTCGGTGACCGCGCTGATGGGCCGTAACGGATCAGGGAAGTCGTCCCTGCTGTGGGCGCTGCAGGGATCCGGTCCACGGCACGGCGGCCAGGTGGACGTCGGTGGGGTCGACCCTCGGGACCGACCGGCACACCGGGCCCGCGCCATCGTCGGGCTCGTTCCGCAGACTGCCAGTGATCTGTTGTATCTCGACAGCGTCGAGGCCGAATGCGCACAGGCCGACCGCGAGTCCGGCTCGCCGCCTGGCACATGCCGCGCGCTGCTCGACGATCTCGTGCCCGGCATCGGGGACCAGCAGCATCCCCGGGACCTGTCCGAGGGACAGAAGTTGGCCCTGGTCCTGGCCATCCAGCTGGCCGCCGCGCCCACCGTCGTCTTGCTGGACGAGCCGACCCGTGGCCTCGACTACCCCGGCAAGAGACACTTCGCGGCGTTGGTACGCCGCCTCGCCGCCGATGGACGCGCGGTCGTCGTCGCCACCCACGACGTGGAGTTCGTGGCGGCGGTCGCCGACCGGGTGCTCGTCATAGCCGAAGGGGAGATCGTCGCCGACGGCCCGACCGCCGAGGTCGTCGTCGCCTCTCCGGCGTTCGCGCCGCAGGTCGCGAAGATCCTGGCGCCCGCGCCGTGGCTCACCGTGGACCAAGTGGCCGCCGCGCTGGCCGGAACCACGGGATGA